The Malus domestica chromosome 10, GDT2T_hap1 genome contains a region encoding:
- the LOC103448276 gene encoding B3 domain-containing protein Os01g0234100-like isoform X2: protein MAMAVMQDCRHPQNFTLAMNVKEEEEELSDSEYFPEEKEDDEDHGEAESLTVSQFRLRSRPKSLHSPPPLVGVEQMEQTLETKQNVLSTWRRPTRPTHITKRKVPGHPQKHGDGGCKRKRTIFDSFKDHEISFVRNQVQDIQANLGADPVFVKSMIRSNVSSCFCLTLPKQFCQLYLPLHDATLTLEVEGGEKYRVTFLGERRIVSAGWQKFSTANKLLVGNLLVFRLVRPLKFKVYIMGRHSLAEVDAAFSLLKMKSCANKAVFEKKHLMTPPRDVSQGNIQKKSSKLGTNPELVANQSEDDNEDFASNLAADITFRGPAADFEDVRMIDNFTILVNGVTIDTQLSAQVRTIYYDLCCSQGSFLHDNLLKSIDSKLAAEIITETTNIANAIRACKLPPSRADYVMQEKTLHAFELLGMDVGFLRARLKQCLSIASKYEVAAESKRYLEGKVEQVCTREKIRDLDSKLSELKETMESFDARIKALKKNSRKRELIFP, encoded by the exons ATGGCCATGGCGGTGATGCAGGACTGCAGACACCCCCAAAACTTCACACTCGCCATGAAcgtcaaggaagaagaagaagaactctCCGACTCTGAGTATTTTCCAGAGGAAAAAGAAGACGACGAAGACCACGGCGAAGCAGAAAGCTTGACCGTTTCCCAGTTTCGTCTCCGCAGCCGCCCAAAATCCCTTCATTCACCTCCCCCTTTG GTAGGGGTAGAGCAGATGGAGCAGACATTGGAGACCAAGCAAAATGTGCTCAGCACTTGGAGACGTCCTACACGACCGACCCATATCACCAAGCGA AAAGTTCCTGGTCATCCTCAGAAGCATGGAGATGGAGG GTGTAAGCGGAAGAGAACCATTTTCGACTCTTTTAAGGATCATGAAATATCTTTTGTGAGAAACCAAGTTCAGGACATCCAGGCAAATCTTGGAGCTGACCCCGTCTTTGTCAAGTCTATGATACGTTCAAATGTTTCCTCTTGCTTTTGTTTG ACACTGCCTAAGCAATTCTGCCAGTTGTATTTGCCATTGCATGATGCAACATTAACCCTCGAAGTTGAAGGTGgggaaaaatacagagtgacgtTTCTTGGGGAAAGGAGGATAGTCAGTGCAGGATGGCAAAAGTTTTCTACTGCAAACAAGTTACTTGTCGGCAACCTTTTAGTTTTCCGTTTGGTCAGGCCTTTGAAGTTCAAG GTGTACATAATGGGAAGACATAGTCTAGCTGAAGTAGATGCAGCTTTTAGCCTCTTGAAAATGAAATCCTGCGCAAACAAAGCAGTGTTTg AGAAAAAACATCTAATGACTCCTCCACGAGATGTTTCCCAAGGCAACATTCAAAAGAAAAGTTCGAAATTAGGTACTAATCCGGAGCTTGTTGCCAACCAATCTGAGGATGACAATGAGGACTTTGCCTCCAACTTAGCGGCAGATATTACATTTCGAGGACCAGCTGCTGATTTTGAAGATGTTAGAATGATTGATAATTTCACCATTCTTGTGAATGGTGTGACTATAGATACTCAACTCTCCGCACAGGTCAGGACTATCTATTATGATCTATGCTGCTCACAAGGCTCATTTTTGCATGACAATCTCCTCAAAAGTATTGACAGTAAGTTGGCTGCTGAAATAATAACTGAAACCACCAACATCGCTAATGCCATTAGAGCTTGCAAGCTGCCCCCCTCTCGTGCTGATTATGTAATGCAGGAGAAGACTTTACACGCCTTTGAGCTGTTGGGTATGGATGTTGGATTTCTGCGCGCGAGACTGAAGCAGTGTCTGAGCATTGCCTCCAAATACGAAGTGGCCGCAGAATCAAAGAGGTATTTAGAAGGTAAAGTTGAGCAAGTTTGTACGAGGGAGAAGATTAGAGATCTTGATTCAAAGCTTTCGGAGTTGAAAGAGACCATGGAAAGTTTTGATGCTAGGATAaaggctttaaaaaaaaattcgaggAAGCGCGAACTTATCTTTCCATGA
- the LOC103413158 gene encoding uncharacterized protein: MWSGGGASGSCGGDGGGGGIYWGRKEEVSHSKGIVVIFAWVSIHERHLQNHVDLYSSLGWNSLVCHSHFLHAFYPEKAMSFAFVILNELVEELRVKPCPVVFVALSAGTKACMYKVFRILDGICDGQHYLAEYQLVRKCITGHIYDSGPVDFTSDLGTQYALHPTILKMPGSSKLVSWLAKGIASGLDALYLTRFESQCAEYWHALFSSVSLGAPFLILCSDKDDLAPYHIICNFTHRLQELGGDVKLVKLNGSPHLDHYKYYPIQYRSSVTHFLEKAALVFSQRIKELEGDNTSMEGMQDEISELICDLRKAAVNSNQSLRRVAVEPSDHFFLPSSAENQNSKDSGSLQDEQKERSVSLPSPPSISAHSVLGQVLFDVCVPKNVEGWDIKFCGSLNGQPFASALRNSPPRGLKSFRRSRL, from the exons ATGTGGAGCGGTGGCGGAGCTAGTGGTAGTTGCGGTGGCGATGGTGGCGGCGGTGGAATCTACTGGGGACGGAAGGAGGAGGTCTCTCATTCCAAAGGAATCGTTGTCATCTTCGCTTGGGTTTCGATTCACGAGAGGCACTTGCAGAATCACGTGGATTTGTACTCGTCTCTCGGTTGGAATTCCCTCGTTTGCCATTCCCATTTTCTCCATGC ATTCTATCCCGAAAAGGCCATGTCGTTCGCCTTTGTTATTCTCAATGAGCTTGTTGAG GAGCTAAGGGTTAAGCCATGTCCTGTAGTCTTTGTGGCTCTTTCTGCTGGTACAAAAGCTTGTATGTACAAGGTTTTTCGG ATTCTTGACGGAATTTGTGACGGTCAGCATTATCTG GCTGAATATCAATTGGTCAGAAAGTGTATTACTGGACACATCTATGATTCTGGTCCTGTTGATTTTACAAGTGATCTGGGCACTCAATATGCTCTACACCCAACCATTCTAAAGATGCCTGGATCGTCAAAACTGGTTTCTTGGTTAGCTAAAGGCATTGCTTCTGGTTTGGATGCGTTGTACCTTACTAGATTTGAATCCCAATGTGCTGAGTATTGGCACGCTCTTTTTTCGTCTGTT AGTTTGGGTGCTCCATTTCTCATTTTGTGCTCTGATAAAGATGATCTGGCCCCTTATCACATTATCTGCAATTTCACTCACCGTTTACAAGAACTTGGAGGAGATGTCAAGCTTGTGAAATTGAATGGCTCCCCTCACCTag ATCATTATAAGTATTATCCAATACAGTATAGGTCTTCCGTTACTCACTTTCTTGAAAAGGCtgctttggttttttctcaaaGAATTAAAGAACTTGAAGGTGACAATACTAGCATGGAAGGCATGCAAGATGAGATATCTGAACTAATATGTGATCTCCGGAAAGCAGCAGTTAACTCCAATCAGAGCCTTAGAAGAGTTGCAGTGGAGCCAAGCGACCACTTCTTCTTGCCAAGTTCAGCTGAGAATCAAAATAGTAAGGACTCCGGGTCTTTACAAGATGAACAAAAAGAAAGATCCGTCTCTCTGCCCAGTCCCCCAAGCATTAGTGCACATAGTGTACTTGGCCAAGTCCTGTTTGATGTTTGTGTCCCTAAGAACGTTGAGGGTTGGGATATTAAATTTTGCGGGTCTTTGAATGGGCAGCCATTTGCCTCTGCTCTTAGGAATTCACCTCCTCGTGGTCTCAAAAGCTTTCGTCGCTCAAGATTATGA
- the LOC103448276 gene encoding B3 domain-containing protein Os01g0234100-like isoform X1 has product MAMAVMQDCRHPQNFTLAMNVKEEEEELSDSEYFPEEKEDDEDHGEAESLTVSQFRLRSRPKSLHSPPPLVGVEQMEQTLETKQNVLSTWRRPTRPTHITKRKVPGHPQKHGDGGCKRKRTIFDSFKDHEISFVRNQVQDIQANLGADPVFVKSMIRSNVSSCFCLTLPKQFCQLYLPLHDATLTLEVEGGEKYRVTFLGERRIVSAGWQKFSTANKLLVGNLLVFRLVRPLKFKVYIMGRHSLAEVDAAFSLLKMKSCANKAVFGYVEKKHLMTPPRDVSQGNIQKKSSKLGTNPELVANQSEDDNEDFASNLAADITFRGPAADFEDVRMIDNFTILVNGVTIDTQLSAQVRTIYYDLCCSQGSFLHDNLLKSIDSKLAAEIITETTNIANAIRACKLPPSRADYVMQEKTLHAFELLGMDVGFLRARLKQCLSIASKYEVAAESKRYLEGKVEQVCTREKIRDLDSKLSELKETMESFDARIKALKKNSRKRELIFP; this is encoded by the exons ATGGCCATGGCGGTGATGCAGGACTGCAGACACCCCCAAAACTTCACACTCGCCATGAAcgtcaaggaagaagaagaagaactctCCGACTCTGAGTATTTTCCAGAGGAAAAAGAAGACGACGAAGACCACGGCGAAGCAGAAAGCTTGACCGTTTCCCAGTTTCGTCTCCGCAGCCGCCCAAAATCCCTTCATTCACCTCCCCCTTTG GTAGGGGTAGAGCAGATGGAGCAGACATTGGAGACCAAGCAAAATGTGCTCAGCACTTGGAGACGTCCTACACGACCGACCCATATCACCAAGCGA AAAGTTCCTGGTCATCCTCAGAAGCATGGAGATGGAGG GTGTAAGCGGAAGAGAACCATTTTCGACTCTTTTAAGGATCATGAAATATCTTTTGTGAGAAACCAAGTTCAGGACATCCAGGCAAATCTTGGAGCTGACCCCGTCTTTGTCAAGTCTATGATACGTTCAAATGTTTCCTCTTGCTTTTGTTTG ACACTGCCTAAGCAATTCTGCCAGTTGTATTTGCCATTGCATGATGCAACATTAACCCTCGAAGTTGAAGGTGgggaaaaatacagagtgacgtTTCTTGGGGAAAGGAGGATAGTCAGTGCAGGATGGCAAAAGTTTTCTACTGCAAACAAGTTACTTGTCGGCAACCTTTTAGTTTTCCGTTTGGTCAGGCCTTTGAAGTTCAAG GTGTACATAATGGGAAGACATAGTCTAGCTGAAGTAGATGCAGCTTTTAGCCTCTTGAAAATGAAATCCTGCGCAAACAAAGCAGTGTTTg GTTATGTAGAGAAAAAACATCTAATGACTCCTCCACGAGATGTTTCCCAAGGCAACATTCAAAAGAAAAGTTCGAAATTAGGTACTAATCCGGAGCTTGTTGCCAACCAATCTGAGGATGACAATGAGGACTTTGCCTCCAACTTAGCGGCAGATATTACATTTCGAGGACCAGCTGCTGATTTTGAAGATGTTAGAATGATTGATAATTTCACCATTCTTGTGAATGGTGTGACTATAGATACTCAACTCTCCGCACAGGTCAGGACTATCTATTATGATCTATGCTGCTCACAAGGCTCATTTTTGCATGACAATCTCCTCAAAAGTATTGACAGTAAGTTGGCTGCTGAAATAATAACTGAAACCACCAACATCGCTAATGCCATTAGAGCTTGCAAGCTGCCCCCCTCTCGTGCTGATTATGTAATGCAGGAGAAGACTTTACACGCCTTTGAGCTGTTGGGTATGGATGTTGGATTTCTGCGCGCGAGACTGAAGCAGTGTCTGAGCATTGCCTCCAAATACGAAGTGGCCGCAGAATCAAAGAGGTATTTAGAAGGTAAAGTTGAGCAAGTTTGTACGAGGGAGAAGATTAGAGATCTTGATTCAAAGCTTTCGGAGTTGAAAGAGACCATGGAAAGTTTTGATGCTAGGATAaaggctttaaaaaaaaattcgaggAAGCGCGAACTTATCTTTCCATGA